A stretch of Eleutherodactylus coqui strain aEleCoq1 chromosome 2, aEleCoq1.hap1, whole genome shotgun sequence DNA encodes these proteins:
- the LOC136610425 gene encoding olfactory receptor 11L1-like produces MLLTYCVTVCGNLLIILVVSYSRSLHSPMYFFLTQLSFLDILLTTTIVPNMLRVVLYEGCSVTFISCLAQFYCFLAIESIECLLLTVMSYDRYQAICNPLHYRLVVNFTFCVKTIFLSWGFVVFVTLMMYLTMTHLLFCGPNVIDHFFCDFDPILELSCSDTFVVKMESKLIAVPLVICPFMVIIISYIYIIATILKMPSVTGRQKTFSTCSSHLLVVSLYYGSLISIYLFPNMINAKKLLSLFYNVVTPLLNPIIYSLRNKDINQALEKIMKEMQKGTLLL; encoded by the coding sequence aTGCTTCTAACTTACTGTGTAACTGTATGTGGAAACCTCCTCATCATCCTGGTGGTGTCCTACAGCAGATCACTCCACTCTCCCATGTACTTCTTCCTCACGCAGCTCTCCTTCTTAGATATTTTACTCACCACCACCATAGTACCCAATATGCTCCGAGTTGTGTTATATGAAGGATGCTCTGTTACTTTTATCAGCTGTTTGGCtcaattttattgttttttagcCATAGAATCAATTGAATGTCTCCTCCTTACGGTGATGTCTTATGACCGGTATCAGGCCATCTGCAACCCTCTACATTATAGATTGGTCGTAAACTTCACATTTTGTGTGAAAACTATCTTTCTCTCTTGGGGGTTTGTTGTTTTTGTAACTTTGATGATGTATTTAACAATGACTCATTTACTATTCTGTGGACCAAATGTTATTGACCATTTCTTCTGTGATTTCGACCCAATACTTGAACTTTCCTGCTCAGATACTTTTGTAGTGAAGATGGAAAGTAAATTAATTGCTGTTCCTCTAGTCATTTGTCCATTCATGGTGATCATTATTTCATACATTTATATTATTGCCACCATACTGAAGATGCCATCGGTGACTGGGAGGCAGAAGACCTTCTCCACCTGCAGCTCTCACCTGCTGGTTGTGTCCTTATATTATGGGTCACTTATTAGCATATATTTATTTCCAAATATGATCAATGCAAAGAAACTCCTCTCCCTGTTCTACAATGTTGTAACTCCTCTTCTTAACCCCATTATATACAGCTTGAGGAATAAGGATATAAACCAGGCCTTAGAAAAAATAATGAAAGAAATGCAAAAAGGAACTTTACTATTGTAA